A single window of Pogoniulus pusillus isolate bPogPus1 chromosome 11, bPogPus1.pri, whole genome shotgun sequence DNA harbors:
- the SMIM20 gene encoding small integral membrane protein 20 isoform X2 codes for MRAHGASGWRHPAGMARLLRTVGIFGGFVVVVAAAFYPIYFRPLLLPEEYRLKVWSDPFGRK; via the exons ATGAGAGCGCACGGAGCTTCCGGGTGGCGGCACCCGGCGGGGATGGCGAGGTTGCTCCGCACCGTCGGTATCTTCGGTGGCTTCGTGGTTGTGGTCGCGGCAGCCTTTTACCCAATTTACTTCcggccgctgctgctgccggagGAGTACA GGTTAAAAGTGTGGTCTGATCCATTTGGAAGAAAGTGA
- the SMIM20 gene encoding small integral membrane protein 20 isoform X1 has translation MRAHGASGWRHPAGMARLLRTVGIFGGFVVVVAAAFYPIYFRPLLLPEEYKKEQRINRAGIVQEDIQPAGLKVWSDPFGRK, from the exons ATGAGAGCGCACGGAGCTTCCGGGTGGCGGCACCCGGCGGGGATGGCGAGGTTGCTCCGCACCGTCGGTATCTTCGGTGGCTTCGTGGTTGTGGTCGCGGCAGCCTTTTACCCAATTTACTTCcggccgctgctgctgccggagGAGTACA AGAAGGAACAGAGAATAAACCGAGCTGGTATTGTTCAAGAGGATATTCAGCCTGCAG GGTTAAAAGTGTGGTCTGATCCATTTGGAAGAAAGTGA